One genomic window of Monodelphis domestica isolate mMonDom1 chromosome 1, mMonDom1.pri, whole genome shotgun sequence includes the following:
- the NDOR1 gene encoding NADPH-dependent diflavin oxidoreductase 1 isoform X5, which yields MDYAVLGLGDSSYAKFNFVAKKLHRRLLQLGGSALLPIGLGDDQHDLGPDAVIDPWLLDLWGKVLGLYPVPSDLSVIPADTPLPSKFILNFQDETAEISSDEQHSENRSPGELPSEHKPFLASMVSNQRVTTESHFQDVRLIEFDITGSRISFTAGDIVMIQPQNSASDTQQFCHLLNLDPNRCFVLQPREPDAPCPIQLPQPCTIQHLVSHYLDITRVPHRSFFEILACLSHHQMEREKLLEFSSAQGQEELYNYCNRPRRTILEVLGDFPHSAASIPPDYLLDLIPPIRPRAYSIASSLLAHPLRLQILMAVVQYQTRLRKPRQGLCSSWLASLDPRKGPIRVPLWVRNSTMTFPSEPNTPVIMVGPGTGVAPFRAAIQERVAQGQTGNYLFFGCRQKDKDFYCESEWQELIQRGFLTLVTAFSRDQEEKIYVQHRLREHGALVWELLDQHGAYFYLAGNAKSMPASVSEALTSLFQSEGGLSGPDAATYLTSLERTMRFQAETWA from the exons ATGGATTATGCTGTTCTGGGTCTTGGTGATTCCTCCTATGCCAA GTTTAATTTTGTGGCAAAGAAACTACACCGGCGCCTGTTACAGCTTGGGGGTAGTGCACTCCTGCCTATTGGTTTGGGTGATGACCAGCATGACCTGGG GCCTGATGCAGTTATTGATCCCTGGCTTCTGGACCTATGGGGAAAGGTTCTGGGACTGTATCCTGTACCTTCTGACCTTAGCGTGATACCTGCTGATACACC tCTGCcttcaaagttcattttgaacTTCCAGGATGAAACCGCAGAGATTTCTTCTGATGAACAACATTCAGAGAATCGAAGCCCCGGGGAGCTCCCTTCTGAACACAAGCCTTTCCTGGCTTCCATGGTCTCCAATCAAAGAGTAACTACAGAATCACACTTTCAGGATGTTCGGCTAATTGAATTTGACATCACAGGCTCTAGAATCAG CTTTACCGCTGGTGACATTGTAATGATCCAGCCTCAGAACTCAGCCAGTGACACTCAGCAATTCTGTCACCTGCTCAACTTGGACCCAAACCGGTGTTTTGTGCTACAGCCTCGGGAGCCAG ATGCCCCCTGCCCAATTCAGCTGCCTCAGCCCTGCACCATCCAACACCTTGTGTCCCATTATCTGGACATCACTCGTGTCCCCCATCGCTCCTTTTTTGAGATCCTGGCCTGTCTGTCTCACCACCAGATGGAACGTGAGAAGCTCCTAGAGTTCAGTTCTGCACAAGGCCAGGAAGAATTATACAACTACTGCAATAGACCTCGAAGGACCATCTTGGAG gTCCTGGGTGATTTCCCTCACTCAGCAGCTTCCATTCCACCAGACTACCTACTGGACCTCATCCCCCCAATCCGGCCCAGGGCCTATTCCATTGCCTCTTCATTGTTG GCTCATCCTCTCAGGTTGCAGATCCTTATGGCCGTGGTGCAGTATCAGACTCGACTACGAAAGCCCCGCCAGGGCCTCTGTTCTTCCTGGCTAGCATCCTTGGATCCAAGGAAAG GACCAATAAGAGTTCCCCTTTGGGTTCGAAACAGTACAATGACCTTCCCTTCAGAGCCTAATACCCCTGTGATCATGGTGGGACCTGGTACTGGGGTGGCCCCCTTCCGTGCAGCCATCCAGGAACGTGTGGCACAGGGCCAAACAG GAAACTATTTGTTCTTTGGTTGTCGACAGAAGGACAAAGACTTTTACTGTGAATCAGAGTGGCAAGAACTCATTCAGAGAGGCTTCTTGACACTTGTCACTGCCTTCTCCAGGGACCAG GAGGAAAAGATTTACGTACAGCACCGTCTCCGGGAGCATGGGGCACTGGTGTGGGAGCTGCTGGACCAGCATGGAGCTTACTTTTATCTAGCTGG CAATGCCAAATCCATGCCAGCCTCTGTTTCAGAGGCATTGACCTCGTTGTTCCAATCAGAGGGTGGACTCTCAGGCCCTGATGCTGCCACCTACCTCACCTCACTGGAGCGAACCATGCGTTTTCAGGCTGAAACCTGGGCCTGA
- the NDOR1 gene encoding NADPH-dependent diflavin oxidoreductase 1 isoform X3: MASFPPAPEVSPGKLLKKMLTPSILILFGSQTGTAQDVAERIGREARRKRLQCRVQALDSYDVVNLINEPLVIFVCATTGQGDPPDNMKNFWKFIFRRNLPPTSLCQMDYAVLGLGDSSYAKFNFVAKKLHRRLLQLGGSALLPIGLGDDQHDLGLPSKFILNFQDETAEISSDEQHSENRSPGELPSEHKPFLASMVSNQRVTTESHFQDVRLIEFDITGSRISFTAGDIVMIQPQNSASDTQQFCHLLNLDPNRCFVLQPREPDAPCPIQLPQPCTIQHLVSHYLDITRVPHRSFFEILACLSHHQMEREKLLEFSSAQGQEELYNYCNRPRRTILEVLGDFPHSAASIPPDYLLDLIPPIRPRAYSIASSLLAHPLRLQILMAVVQYQTRLRKPRQGLCSSWLASLDPRKGPIRVPLWVRNSTMTFPSEPNTPVIMVGPGTGVAPFRAAIQERVAQGQTGNYLFFGCRQKDKDFYCESEWQELIQRGFLTLVTAFSRDQEEKIYVQHRLREHGALVWELLDQHGAYFYLAGNAKSMPASVSEALTSLFQSEGGLSGPDAATYLTSLERTMRFQAETWA; encoded by the exons ATGGCGTCATTTCCACCGGCACCGGAAGTCAGTCCCGGGAAGTTGCTGAAAAAG ATGTTGACCCCAAGCATCCTAATTCTGTTTGGGAGTCAGACAGGGACTGCCCAGGATGTGGCAGAGAGAATCGGGAGGGAGGCCCGGCGAAAGCGGCTCCAGTGCAGGGTTCAAGCACTGGATTCCTATGATGTG GTGAATCTGATTAATGAACCACTGGTGATATTTGTTTGTGCAACTACAGGCCAAGGAGACCCACCTGACAACATGAAG AATTTCTGGAAGTTTATATTTCGAAGAAACTTGCCTCCTACCTCCCTCTGTCAGATGGATTATGCTGTTCTGGGTCTTGGTGATTCCTCCTATGCCAA GTTTAATTTTGTGGCAAAGAAACTACACCGGCGCCTGTTACAGCTTGGGGGTAGTGCACTCCTGCCTATTGGTTTGGGTGATGACCAGCATGACCTGGG tCTGCcttcaaagttcattttgaacTTCCAGGATGAAACCGCAGAGATTTCTTCTGATGAACAACATTCAGAGAATCGAAGCCCCGGGGAGCTCCCTTCTGAACACAAGCCTTTCCTGGCTTCCATGGTCTCCAATCAAAGAGTAACTACAGAATCACACTTTCAGGATGTTCGGCTAATTGAATTTGACATCACAGGCTCTAGAATCAG CTTTACCGCTGGTGACATTGTAATGATCCAGCCTCAGAACTCAGCCAGTGACACTCAGCAATTCTGTCACCTGCTCAACTTGGACCCAAACCGGTGTTTTGTGCTACAGCCTCGGGAGCCAG ATGCCCCCTGCCCAATTCAGCTGCCTCAGCCCTGCACCATCCAACACCTTGTGTCCCATTATCTGGACATCACTCGTGTCCCCCATCGCTCCTTTTTTGAGATCCTGGCCTGTCTGTCTCACCACCAGATGGAACGTGAGAAGCTCCTAGAGTTCAGTTCTGCACAAGGCCAGGAAGAATTATACAACTACTGCAATAGACCTCGAAGGACCATCTTGGAG gTCCTGGGTGATTTCCCTCACTCAGCAGCTTCCATTCCACCAGACTACCTACTGGACCTCATCCCCCCAATCCGGCCCAGGGCCTATTCCATTGCCTCTTCATTGTTG GCTCATCCTCTCAGGTTGCAGATCCTTATGGCCGTGGTGCAGTATCAGACTCGACTACGAAAGCCCCGCCAGGGCCTCTGTTCTTCCTGGCTAGCATCCTTGGATCCAAGGAAAG GACCAATAAGAGTTCCCCTTTGGGTTCGAAACAGTACAATGACCTTCCCTTCAGAGCCTAATACCCCTGTGATCATGGTGGGACCTGGTACTGGGGTGGCCCCCTTCCGTGCAGCCATCCAGGAACGTGTGGCACAGGGCCAAACAG GAAACTATTTGTTCTTTGGTTGTCGACAGAAGGACAAAGACTTTTACTGTGAATCAGAGTGGCAAGAACTCATTCAGAGAGGCTTCTTGACACTTGTCACTGCCTTCTCCAGGGACCAG GAGGAAAAGATTTACGTACAGCACCGTCTCCGGGAGCATGGGGCACTGGTGTGGGAGCTGCTGGACCAGCATGGAGCTTACTTTTATCTAGCTGG CAATGCCAAATCCATGCCAGCCTCTGTTTCAGAGGCATTGACCTCGTTGTTCCAATCAGAGGGTGGACTCTCAGGCCCTGATGCTGCCACCTACCTCACCTCACTGGAGCGAACCATGCGTTTTCAGGCTGAAACCTGGGCCTGA
- the NDOR1 gene encoding NADPH-dependent diflavin oxidoreductase 1 isoform X1, which produces MASFPPAPEVSPGKLLKKMLTPSILILFGSQTGTAQDVAERIGREARRKRLQCRVQALDSYDVVNLINEPLVIFVCATTGQGDPPDNMKNFWKFIFRRNLPPTSLCQMDYAVLGLGDSSYAKFNFVAKKLHRRLLQLGGSALLPIGLGDDQHDLGPDAVIDPWLLDLWGKVLGLYPVPSDLSVIPADTPLPSKFILNFQDETAEISSDEQHSENRSPGELPSEHKPFLASMVSNQRVTTESHFQDVRLIEFDITGSRISFTAGDIVMIQPQNSASDTQQFCHLLNLDPNRCFVLQPREPDAPCPIQLPQPCTIQHLVSHYLDITRVPHRSFFEILACLSHHQMEREKLLEFSSAQGQEELYNYCNRPRRTILEVLGDFPHSAASIPPDYLLDLIPPIRPRAYSIASSLLAHPLRLQILMAVVQYQTRLRKPRQGLCSSWLASLDPRKGPIRVPLWVRNSTMTFPSEPNTPVIMVGPGTGVAPFRAAIQERVAQGQTGNYLFFGCRQKDKDFYCESEWQELIQRGFLTLVTAFSRDQEEKIYVQHRLREHGALVWELLDQHGAYFYLAGNAKSMPASVSEALTSLFQSEGGLSGPDAATYLTSLERTMRFQAETWA; this is translated from the exons ATGGCGTCATTTCCACCGGCACCGGAAGTCAGTCCCGGGAAGTTGCTGAAAAAG ATGTTGACCCCAAGCATCCTAATTCTGTTTGGGAGTCAGACAGGGACTGCCCAGGATGTGGCAGAGAGAATCGGGAGGGAGGCCCGGCGAAAGCGGCTCCAGTGCAGGGTTCAAGCACTGGATTCCTATGATGTG GTGAATCTGATTAATGAACCACTGGTGATATTTGTTTGTGCAACTACAGGCCAAGGAGACCCACCTGACAACATGAAG AATTTCTGGAAGTTTATATTTCGAAGAAACTTGCCTCCTACCTCCCTCTGTCAGATGGATTATGCTGTTCTGGGTCTTGGTGATTCCTCCTATGCCAA GTTTAATTTTGTGGCAAAGAAACTACACCGGCGCCTGTTACAGCTTGGGGGTAGTGCACTCCTGCCTATTGGTTTGGGTGATGACCAGCATGACCTGGG GCCTGATGCAGTTATTGATCCCTGGCTTCTGGACCTATGGGGAAAGGTTCTGGGACTGTATCCTGTACCTTCTGACCTTAGCGTGATACCTGCTGATACACC tCTGCcttcaaagttcattttgaacTTCCAGGATGAAACCGCAGAGATTTCTTCTGATGAACAACATTCAGAGAATCGAAGCCCCGGGGAGCTCCCTTCTGAACACAAGCCTTTCCTGGCTTCCATGGTCTCCAATCAAAGAGTAACTACAGAATCACACTTTCAGGATGTTCGGCTAATTGAATTTGACATCACAGGCTCTAGAATCAG CTTTACCGCTGGTGACATTGTAATGATCCAGCCTCAGAACTCAGCCAGTGACACTCAGCAATTCTGTCACCTGCTCAACTTGGACCCAAACCGGTGTTTTGTGCTACAGCCTCGGGAGCCAG ATGCCCCCTGCCCAATTCAGCTGCCTCAGCCCTGCACCATCCAACACCTTGTGTCCCATTATCTGGACATCACTCGTGTCCCCCATCGCTCCTTTTTTGAGATCCTGGCCTGTCTGTCTCACCACCAGATGGAACGTGAGAAGCTCCTAGAGTTCAGTTCTGCACAAGGCCAGGAAGAATTATACAACTACTGCAATAGACCTCGAAGGACCATCTTGGAG gTCCTGGGTGATTTCCCTCACTCAGCAGCTTCCATTCCACCAGACTACCTACTGGACCTCATCCCCCCAATCCGGCCCAGGGCCTATTCCATTGCCTCTTCATTGTTG GCTCATCCTCTCAGGTTGCAGATCCTTATGGCCGTGGTGCAGTATCAGACTCGACTACGAAAGCCCCGCCAGGGCCTCTGTTCTTCCTGGCTAGCATCCTTGGATCCAAGGAAAG GACCAATAAGAGTTCCCCTTTGGGTTCGAAACAGTACAATGACCTTCCCTTCAGAGCCTAATACCCCTGTGATCATGGTGGGACCTGGTACTGGGGTGGCCCCCTTCCGTGCAGCCATCCAGGAACGTGTGGCACAGGGCCAAACAG GAAACTATTTGTTCTTTGGTTGTCGACAGAAGGACAAAGACTTTTACTGTGAATCAGAGTGGCAAGAACTCATTCAGAGAGGCTTCTTGACACTTGTCACTGCCTTCTCCAGGGACCAG GAGGAAAAGATTTACGTACAGCACCGTCTCCGGGAGCATGGGGCACTGGTGTGGGAGCTGCTGGACCAGCATGGAGCTTACTTTTATCTAGCTGG CAATGCCAAATCCATGCCAGCCTCTGTTTCAGAGGCATTGACCTCGTTGTTCCAATCAGAGGGTGGACTCTCAGGCCCTGATGCTGCCACCTACCTCACCTCACTGGAGCGAACCATGCGTTTTCAGGCTGAAACCTGGGCCTGA
- the NDOR1 gene encoding NADPH-dependent diflavin oxidoreductase 1 isoform X2: protein MLTPSILILFGSQTGTAQDVAERIGREARRKRLQCRVQALDSYDVVNLINEPLVIFVCATTGQGDPPDNMKNFWKFIFRRNLPPTSLCQMDYAVLGLGDSSYAKFNFVAKKLHRRLLQLGGSALLPIGLGDDQHDLGPDAVIDPWLLDLWGKVLGLYPVPSDLSVIPADTPLPSKFILNFQDETAEISSDEQHSENRSPGELPSEHKPFLASMVSNQRVTTESHFQDVRLIEFDITGSRISFTAGDIVMIQPQNSASDTQQFCHLLNLDPNRCFVLQPREPDAPCPIQLPQPCTIQHLVSHYLDITRVPHRSFFEILACLSHHQMEREKLLEFSSAQGQEELYNYCNRPRRTILEVLGDFPHSAASIPPDYLLDLIPPIRPRAYSIASSLLAHPLRLQILMAVVQYQTRLRKPRQGLCSSWLASLDPRKGPIRVPLWVRNSTMTFPSEPNTPVIMVGPGTGVAPFRAAIQERVAQGQTGNYLFFGCRQKDKDFYCESEWQELIQRGFLTLVTAFSRDQEEKIYVQHRLREHGALVWELLDQHGAYFYLAGNAKSMPASVSEALTSLFQSEGGLSGPDAATYLTSLERTMRFQAETWA from the exons ATGTTGACCCCAAGCATCCTAATTCTGTTTGGGAGTCAGACAGGGACTGCCCAGGATGTGGCAGAGAGAATCGGGAGGGAGGCCCGGCGAAAGCGGCTCCAGTGCAGGGTTCAAGCACTGGATTCCTATGATGTG GTGAATCTGATTAATGAACCACTGGTGATATTTGTTTGTGCAACTACAGGCCAAGGAGACCCACCTGACAACATGAAG AATTTCTGGAAGTTTATATTTCGAAGAAACTTGCCTCCTACCTCCCTCTGTCAGATGGATTATGCTGTTCTGGGTCTTGGTGATTCCTCCTATGCCAA GTTTAATTTTGTGGCAAAGAAACTACACCGGCGCCTGTTACAGCTTGGGGGTAGTGCACTCCTGCCTATTGGTTTGGGTGATGACCAGCATGACCTGGG GCCTGATGCAGTTATTGATCCCTGGCTTCTGGACCTATGGGGAAAGGTTCTGGGACTGTATCCTGTACCTTCTGACCTTAGCGTGATACCTGCTGATACACC tCTGCcttcaaagttcattttgaacTTCCAGGATGAAACCGCAGAGATTTCTTCTGATGAACAACATTCAGAGAATCGAAGCCCCGGGGAGCTCCCTTCTGAACACAAGCCTTTCCTGGCTTCCATGGTCTCCAATCAAAGAGTAACTACAGAATCACACTTTCAGGATGTTCGGCTAATTGAATTTGACATCACAGGCTCTAGAATCAG CTTTACCGCTGGTGACATTGTAATGATCCAGCCTCAGAACTCAGCCAGTGACACTCAGCAATTCTGTCACCTGCTCAACTTGGACCCAAACCGGTGTTTTGTGCTACAGCCTCGGGAGCCAG ATGCCCCCTGCCCAATTCAGCTGCCTCAGCCCTGCACCATCCAACACCTTGTGTCCCATTATCTGGACATCACTCGTGTCCCCCATCGCTCCTTTTTTGAGATCCTGGCCTGTCTGTCTCACCACCAGATGGAACGTGAGAAGCTCCTAGAGTTCAGTTCTGCACAAGGCCAGGAAGAATTATACAACTACTGCAATAGACCTCGAAGGACCATCTTGGAG gTCCTGGGTGATTTCCCTCACTCAGCAGCTTCCATTCCACCAGACTACCTACTGGACCTCATCCCCCCAATCCGGCCCAGGGCCTATTCCATTGCCTCTTCATTGTTG GCTCATCCTCTCAGGTTGCAGATCCTTATGGCCGTGGTGCAGTATCAGACTCGACTACGAAAGCCCCGCCAGGGCCTCTGTTCTTCCTGGCTAGCATCCTTGGATCCAAGGAAAG GACCAATAAGAGTTCCCCTTTGGGTTCGAAACAGTACAATGACCTTCCCTTCAGAGCCTAATACCCCTGTGATCATGGTGGGACCTGGTACTGGGGTGGCCCCCTTCCGTGCAGCCATCCAGGAACGTGTGGCACAGGGCCAAACAG GAAACTATTTGTTCTTTGGTTGTCGACAGAAGGACAAAGACTTTTACTGTGAATCAGAGTGGCAAGAACTCATTCAGAGAGGCTTCTTGACACTTGTCACTGCCTTCTCCAGGGACCAG GAGGAAAAGATTTACGTACAGCACCGTCTCCGGGAGCATGGGGCACTGGTGTGGGAGCTGCTGGACCAGCATGGAGCTTACTTTTATCTAGCTGG CAATGCCAAATCCATGCCAGCCTCTGTTTCAGAGGCATTGACCTCGTTGTTCCAATCAGAGGGTGGACTCTCAGGCCCTGATGCTGCCACCTACCTCACCTCACTGGAGCGAACCATGCGTTTTCAGGCTGAAACCTGGGCCTGA
- the NDOR1 gene encoding NADPH-dependent diflavin oxidoreductase 1 isoform X4, with the protein MKNFWKFIFRRNLPPTSLCQMDYAVLGLGDSSYAKFNFVAKKLHRRLLQLGGSALLPIGLGDDQHDLGPDAVIDPWLLDLWGKVLGLYPVPSDLSVIPADTPLPSKFILNFQDETAEISSDEQHSENRSPGELPSEHKPFLASMVSNQRVTTESHFQDVRLIEFDITGSRISFTAGDIVMIQPQNSASDTQQFCHLLNLDPNRCFVLQPREPDAPCPIQLPQPCTIQHLVSHYLDITRVPHRSFFEILACLSHHQMEREKLLEFSSAQGQEELYNYCNRPRRTILEVLGDFPHSAASIPPDYLLDLIPPIRPRAYSIASSLLAHPLRLQILMAVVQYQTRLRKPRQGLCSSWLASLDPRKGPIRVPLWVRNSTMTFPSEPNTPVIMVGPGTGVAPFRAAIQERVAQGQTGNYLFFGCRQKDKDFYCESEWQELIQRGFLTLVTAFSRDQEEKIYVQHRLREHGALVWELLDQHGAYFYLAGNAKSMPASVSEALTSLFQSEGGLSGPDAATYLTSLERTMRFQAETWA; encoded by the exons ATGAAG AATTTCTGGAAGTTTATATTTCGAAGAAACTTGCCTCCTACCTCCCTCTGTCAGATGGATTATGCTGTTCTGGGTCTTGGTGATTCCTCCTATGCCAA GTTTAATTTTGTGGCAAAGAAACTACACCGGCGCCTGTTACAGCTTGGGGGTAGTGCACTCCTGCCTATTGGTTTGGGTGATGACCAGCATGACCTGGG GCCTGATGCAGTTATTGATCCCTGGCTTCTGGACCTATGGGGAAAGGTTCTGGGACTGTATCCTGTACCTTCTGACCTTAGCGTGATACCTGCTGATACACC tCTGCcttcaaagttcattttgaacTTCCAGGATGAAACCGCAGAGATTTCTTCTGATGAACAACATTCAGAGAATCGAAGCCCCGGGGAGCTCCCTTCTGAACACAAGCCTTTCCTGGCTTCCATGGTCTCCAATCAAAGAGTAACTACAGAATCACACTTTCAGGATGTTCGGCTAATTGAATTTGACATCACAGGCTCTAGAATCAG CTTTACCGCTGGTGACATTGTAATGATCCAGCCTCAGAACTCAGCCAGTGACACTCAGCAATTCTGTCACCTGCTCAACTTGGACCCAAACCGGTGTTTTGTGCTACAGCCTCGGGAGCCAG ATGCCCCCTGCCCAATTCAGCTGCCTCAGCCCTGCACCATCCAACACCTTGTGTCCCATTATCTGGACATCACTCGTGTCCCCCATCGCTCCTTTTTTGAGATCCTGGCCTGTCTGTCTCACCACCAGATGGAACGTGAGAAGCTCCTAGAGTTCAGTTCTGCACAAGGCCAGGAAGAATTATACAACTACTGCAATAGACCTCGAAGGACCATCTTGGAG gTCCTGGGTGATTTCCCTCACTCAGCAGCTTCCATTCCACCAGACTACCTACTGGACCTCATCCCCCCAATCCGGCCCAGGGCCTATTCCATTGCCTCTTCATTGTTG GCTCATCCTCTCAGGTTGCAGATCCTTATGGCCGTGGTGCAGTATCAGACTCGACTACGAAAGCCCCGCCAGGGCCTCTGTTCTTCCTGGCTAGCATCCTTGGATCCAAGGAAAG GACCAATAAGAGTTCCCCTTTGGGTTCGAAACAGTACAATGACCTTCCCTTCAGAGCCTAATACCCCTGTGATCATGGTGGGACCTGGTACTGGGGTGGCCCCCTTCCGTGCAGCCATCCAGGAACGTGTGGCACAGGGCCAAACAG GAAACTATTTGTTCTTTGGTTGTCGACAGAAGGACAAAGACTTTTACTGTGAATCAGAGTGGCAAGAACTCATTCAGAGAGGCTTCTTGACACTTGTCACTGCCTTCTCCAGGGACCAG GAGGAAAAGATTTACGTACAGCACCGTCTCCGGGAGCATGGGGCACTGGTGTGGGAGCTGCTGGACCAGCATGGAGCTTACTTTTATCTAGCTGG CAATGCCAAATCCATGCCAGCCTCTGTTTCAGAGGCATTGACCTCGTTGTTCCAATCAGAGGGTGGACTCTCAGGCCCTGATGCTGCCACCTACCTCACCTCACTGGAGCGAACCATGCGTTTTCAGGCTGAAACCTGGGCCTGA
- the TMEM203 gene encoding transmembrane protein 203 — MLFSLRELVQWLGFATFEIFVHVLALLVFSVLLALRVDDLAPGLTWWNVFVPFFAADGLSTYFTTIVSVRLFQDGEKRLAVLRLFWILTILSLKFVFEMLLCQKLVEQTRELWFGLIMSPVFILLQLLMIRACRVN, encoded by the coding sequence ATGTTATTCTCGCTGCGGGAGCTGGTGCAGTGGCTGGGCTTCGCCACCTTCGAGATCTTCGTGCACGTTCTGGCGCTGCTTGTGTTCTCCGTGCTCTTGGCGCTGCGTGTGGATGATCTGGCCCCAGGCCTGACGTGGTGGAACGTATTTGTGCCCTTTTTCGCCGCTGATGGACTCAGCACCTACTTCACCACTATCGTGTCCGTGCGCCTCTTCCAGGACGGGGAGAAGCGGCTGGCTGTGCTCCGCCTTTTCTGGATCCTCACCATTCTTAGCCTCAAGTTTGTTTTCGAGATGCTGCTGTGCCAAAAGCTGGTGGAGCAGACGAGGGAGCTCTGGTTTGGCCTCATCATGTCTCCGGTCTTCATTCTTCTGCAGCTGCTCATGATCCGGGCTTGTCGTGTCAATTAG